tactttataaaaatgattgtctaatgtttcttaaaatgtatttgaagataattttaaaaagcatttataatacttttattatttaaaattttttatgtttcaagtattaaaatattagaaataattttttaagattacAATAAAACAAAACGCACCCACCTCTTAAAACtccataattaaataaaaaaaaaaagaaatagaaaattaaagaaagccCATCTCTGTCCAGTAGTTTATAagcattttttaactttattatattattattttaggcGCGTGAACATCACGCGCTGATGAGGCGCGTAAgtaaggagagagagagagatctttATCTAGCATGTACTTGTCCGCTGTAAATGCTGAATTAGTATAAATTGGGGCAAAGGGCAATTATTAGGGTGTCTCACAGTCACAGCTCCAAGGGCATGTTTGTTGTTTGTTTGATGTTTGGCGTTTACTCAATTACTACTTTCAACTTAAACACCCTTAATTATCTTATCTTACTATTGAATGCACCTACCaacattttccattttccacCCACTCCAACCACTTGGGTACAACACTCATACCCCTACTCACATCCTACCATGCCCTCCTCCCTCCATCAATCCCATCAATCCTAAAATATTCTCttggggtttttctttttccttttttttaaaaaatttatttatttttaaatttactttagAAGTGAAAGTGAAAACCCAAAGTCAAAATCGTAGTCaagagaataaaatttcatCAAGCATGATTTCTTACATGAgtcaaaagagaacaaaattaaccaaacaagtgttgaaatttttttgaacttcAAAGGAGATGTTTTTGACTTACCAAAAGTTAATGGTTTTGGAACATTCATTTTAATgactttatttaaaaagtaatcTAGAAGATTATATGGGTTTTTGTAAGGTACCGTATCAATATTTTGAACTTATGGTATTTTGTTACAAAAGACATTTTGTCTGCCTTTTCTGACAAATACTAGCGTATACTTATAGAAAATCCACTTCATCGGAGAGTGGTCATTTTCCTAGGCAGAGGTGTGAGTGGTCATACGTAAGATGATCCTTATCTCCAAACAACTCTACCAACCAATAGTTTAAGTGTTCCCAACTACCTCTCAAACTTGGACTACCCAAGTCCACAACCCCCTCTTCCAACTACCATTCTTCTTTCACTTTAACACCCGTTCTTCCCTGCCCACAAGACCCCCCTTATTTCATAGGAATGTCCCCCTTCCTCTATTAATACTACTTAAGCATTTCATTTCCACCCACATTTACTTCACAGGCCCTCTTCTCTTACAAGCTTCACCTGATAGAATTTTTGTTCTTCTCTGTGTTGTCTTCTGTGTTTTCAAACCTAATGGCTGACTTGGATCACTCCTCTGATGGCAGCTCTCTGGATTCTAGAGGTACCCATCTGAAGGATTTAATGGCTCTTCTGCTCTTCCCCATTTGCATGTCACCTTCTGGTTTTCTGAATGTTTTCTACTAAAGATGTGTTTTTTGCCTTCTGGGTCTTCATGTTTTGGTATTGGGGTTCCTGTTTCATAAATACCCAAATCATTTTTGTGATGTTAGCTCTCTGGATTCATGTGTTTTTATGggtattttctatcaaaaatgTGGTTTTGCCTTCTGGGTCTCTCTGTTTTTCTATTGGGTGCCCTGCTTCATAAATTCCCACATCATAGCTCTCTGAATTCTAGAGGTACCCGTTTGGAATTAGTGGCTCTTTTGCTGGTAACCTTTGTGTTTTATGGGTATTTTTGGGCTGGTAACCCATATGATATTTTGCTTCTTTTGCTATTATGCCCACAAGATACTAACcagtttttttctcttccttggTGGTTGTTGCTGCAGAGGGAAGCAGTCAAGATTCCAAGCTTGAATTCTCTGAAGATGAGGAAACCCTGATCACTAGGATGTTCAATCTGGTTGGAGAGAGGTGTGTGTCtctgcttctttttcttttccttctctgAAACTTTTGAATGAGGCCTTATAATAAGGGAAAATGATGATCCTTTAGGTGGTCTCTGATTGCTGGGAGAATTCCTGGAAGAACGGCAGAGGAAATTGAGAAGTACTGGACTTCAAGATATTCATCAAGTGAATGAAAGGCCAGAAAAGAGGGGGTGGTGTTTTCTTGGTTACGGCAGGAAAATTTTGGGGGTTGTAAGAAAGTTTAGCTGTTTGGTATTTATCACTTTTCTTTGATCAAGAGTAAAAAGAGAAGTGTAGTGTGGAGTTTTAGCTATAATTAGTGCTTGTACAATGTTTTCTTGATATTTCCATGGTGGTTTGGTGTTTGGATTTGCAATCTTACCATCTCTGATGAGCAATGAAATATTctgatcatcatcatcaactaAAACCTGAATCCATGGTGAAGTTTCTTAGCTTCCAAACACACATTTTAAGAAGAACACAAAGTTCAATGGTAAAACCCTGAAAGAAAAtctgagaaaaatgaaaattcactGAAAATCAAACCCTTTTGGCTGCACTTTCACTGACAAATTCTGAGTTGATTCCTCTTACAACAATCTGGTCCTGGGTGTTGATATGAAGAAGCCATGTTACCAACTGCTCAGACTGTAGCCTGCAACCGAGAAAATGCACCTGGAATTTTTTTGTCGTTCATTCGGAATCctaaacattattttataatcaaCTTCAGTATTTTTCAGCCGCACCTTGGTTGTTTCAACGAAccatttcttttatcttttctttctgGAATCTTTGGACGGTGGCCGAAAATACTTTTCTACTTTTTCGAAacagttttttcattttttaaaatttcaaaatcaagtttcataaatttttaattgaaaacggtttttttttttttataattaatttctcCTCGAATTTAGCCTGGAAGCATAtcttttagaataaattaagacatctttttgaataaatttgaggtgttttaggttgtcttatttatttatttattttatagaatgaTTTGAGTaacaaatgaaatataaaaagtattttatgaatttttgtatTGCACATACAACACATCTGGGAAGAATAAGTGGTTAAAATTTCTCCTagatagaattttgtttttaaataacaattaagaactatttttgGGATCTGTTTTGAGAATGTTTTTTACAActgttttccaaaaaatatatttttttaaaaattaatttttaattgttttacttGATAAAATTCAATATGAAACTCAAGTATGAAATATTAGAGCctatttgatcatattttctaaatcttatttttaaaaataatttttgaagataaattttaaaaaatgtgatcaaatgggcctatatatatatatatatatatatatatatatatatatatatatatatatatatatatatatatatatatatattatttttaaaatcgggtgaaaacaattctcatttattatctattttagtttgtttttaaaatttatttttaaataataatgaccaaataatattacattttaaaaaaaaaaaactgtttttaaatactaaacaaaaaatattattgttctGAACActctacaaaaaaatattaaaaaaaaaaattattttaaaactgtttCATAACAAATTATTGTAAGCTTGTTCCTATCAAAActttatcaaacatattctgagttagaaaaatattttgtacaaaaaaaatggtccataaaaacatattttcaaaaaaaactattataaaattatttttaatcaaaattttactaaacattttTGTTGacttagaaaaatgtttttgttttaaataacgtaaaactgttttcaaatttcaacaacAGTAACCAAAAAgagtcctctttctttctttttatttattttattttttattttttatttttattttggggtAGATCCAACATCCAATTACTACAATGGGGCCCTTAATTTGGACAGAAAATCTGGGAATAGTTCCCAATGGCCCCAATTTGGATAAACTTTACTAGTACGCAACTGttgtcttattattattattattttatttttatttttttccatataaaatTTAGATGTTGTTTATTGAAAGTTGGACTTTGTGATTGTCGTGGGTCAGTGGGTCAAGGGGAAAAGGGGTCTCATTTCATGCTATATATTActataaattaatatgatttttttttttttttttgtatgattcCAAACTTCATAATGTTCCTCTTAGAAGACCGTGTTTCAAGGGGTTATGGGTCCACATGGGTTTGGTCTTGGGCTCTTGTAGACTTGTAGTGTGCAGTCAAGCTCATTATTTCTTGATAAAATGAACAGGTTTGAGTTCAAGGCCAAGCCCATTCAAAGGAGTTGAGAGCCGAACACATTATGTGCATGGTTTGGATCATGTTCGTGTTGTGTCAAAGTCTAGGCATATGTAGTATAAtctatttaac
The window above is part of the Vitis riparia cultivar Riparia Gloire de Montpellier isolate 1030 chromosome 12, EGFV_Vit.rip_1.0, whole genome shotgun sequence genome. Proteins encoded here:
- the LOC117926968 gene encoding MYB-like transcription factor ETC3; this translates as MCFYGYFLSKMWFCLLGLSVFLLGALLHKFPHHSSLNSREGSSQDSKLEFSEDEETLITRMFNLVGERWSLIAGRIPGRTAEEIEKYWTSRYSSSE